A section of the Oryzias latipes chromosome 10, ASM223467v1 genome encodes:
- the LOC101164538 gene encoding matrin-3 isoform X1 — translation MSSNYPYQRSLPDSDLRPDSDLRPDPRRSSAAPDANLYRRPRESFPAPLYSLSSSGGSVAPQLPPSSQDGVLGILSSCGLEPEDLSLLAKLPEDVLTVDSLPQILQQIKGKRGSGEPFPPTASSSSSFAPRPVASFSHRERDEQHSQLVQYPLGHISSSKSDIPSNRWESASTFSAVRSPPSSSSSFRHKTDFDYRPRHSDYGKTALTPTAGPAPQVIPSRASGLRPHEHRAVPPANERRPKAWEARSSSGFSSGRSSRFSSSMPSKKEAQDFHGKAPEVYPYSCSLCDITVLSERAWTQHTNCTQHADGQLKLLQRFPHWDCRLESISSDDSKSERWKDEGTLARPAKRPEEKNQNQNQAPQSNKAPQKPASDKGKVVCVKFPAQSVDEAYLRKLTEPFGKILQIVMFPSLAFVELGSIDQAKDLVKFHTNYPPTVNGKQIEFSISGAFSFLQSSQVVSFTPAPEGKDGFSDLISIVKRFGPPLYTLVLPSKVFVEMKSSADAQKLVNYYSSNKLKINDDIIQVAFSNEYKSLLNVSLARKYEEEEPTKDSDPKPRSGDQDRRRKRTRSKSRSRGRSRGSKSSRTRSRSRQRSEGSKKSTSRSRDSKTSRSHGRTRSRSKSKERSEGRKRSRTRSASIEQSSNSSRQNQNKENSKEPETPLTVELQTITGDIQHQEPAGEDEEDSMSTDGCDKGMEVIAEDGRMIKDEDEEILKEGEDMEESAVENRTSEDMSASSEREEEKKMETEDEEKTSARAEEMDVKDAGAEDQEQLMTEEKEGEEERLREIKEEETEEAGFPLNLEDCITLDEVHSDDEGEGDGGEASQLESSRVVSFSAVPQGCTDAELIKVMKGFGTVVRYLLIREQRQALVEMSSPSEAQTAAEELNSNCISINGCRLTGSVSQENTRLTDGWDVKGDEDEERRSGQSDRRTSEPEEKPSEEVHEKDASETEVQEGEETPETSQETPSDKTGENKTEGKETRETPANKTVPEEKNPPEDQDLQQQRDAEKLSDSHEPEVRDPEGSDHPETAEQNAVAAPPFAPAGGATEAERLSKAIGAEFVRPVVGYYCNLCQLIFSDEDEAKGDHCRTPAHYAKYQEKTGKDPWTS, via the exons ATGTCTTCCAACTATCCTTACCAGCGGTCGCTGCCTGACTCTGACCTCCGGCCTGACTCTGACCTCCGGCCTGACCCACGTCGTTCCAGCGCTGCACCAGACGCCAACCTTTACAGACGACCTCGGGAGTCTTTCCCTGCGCCCTTGTATTCCCTGTCGTCATCCGGGGGTTCTGTGGCGCCGCAGCTGCCTCCGTCTTCTCAGGATGGCGTCCTCGGCATCCTGAGCAGCTGCGGTCTGGAACCTGAAGACCTGTCTCTCCTTGCCAAGCTGCCCGAGGACGTCCTCACTGTGGACTCGCTGCCGCAGATCCTCCAGCAGATCAAAGGCAAGAGGGGCAGCGGTGAACCCTTTCCTCCCaccgcctcctcttcctccagcttcGCCCCTCGGCCCGTGGCCAGCTTTTCCCACAGGGAAAGGGATGAGCAGCACAGCCAGCTGGTTCAATACCCGCTTGGCCACATCTCATCCTCCAAGTCAGACATCCCCTCCAACCGCTGGGAAAGTGCCTCAACCTTCAGCGCTGTCAGGTCCCCAccttcatcctcttcctcattcAGACACAAGACAGACTTCGACTACAGGCCCCGTCACTCTGATTATGGTAAGACTGCTCTGACCCCCACAGCTGGACCAGCACCACAAGTCATTCCCTCTCGCGCGTCGGGTCTCCGACCACACGAACACAGAGCAGTTCCTCCTGCTAATGAGCGCCGGCCCAAAGCCTGGGAGGCCAGGTCCTCCTCTGGATTTTCGTCTGGAAGGAGCAGCAGGTTCTCCAGCTCGATGCCTTCAAAGAAAGAGGCGCAGGACTTCCACGGGAAGGCTCCTGAAGTGTACCCATACTCATGCTCTCTGTGTGACATCACTGTGCTCTCTGAGAGG GCCTGGACCCAGCACACAAACTGCACTCAGCATGCAGACGGACAGCTCAAACTGCTGCAGAG GTTTCCTCACTGGGACTGTCGTCTGGAGAGCATCAGCAG CGATGACAGCAAATCAGAGAGGTGGAAGGATGAAGGGACGCTCGCTCGACCAGCTAAAAGGCCAGAGGAAAAGAACCAGAATCAGAACCAAG CTCCGCAGTCAAATAAGGCGCCGCAGAAG CCGGCCTCGGATAAAGGGAAGGTGGTTTGTGTGAAGTTTCCGGCTCAGTCTGTTGACGAGGCGTATCTCAGAAAACTGACAGAACCTTTTGGAAAAATCCTTCAGATCGTGATGTTTCCGTCTTTG GCGTTTGTGGAGCTCGGATCCATCGATCAGGCGAAGGACTTGGTGAAGTTTCACACCAACTATCCTCCCACCGTTAATGGAAAGCAGATTGAGTTTAGCATCTCCGGTGCCTTCAGCTTTCTACAG AGCTCCCAGGTGGTGAGCTTCACTCCGGCTCCGGAGGGAAAAGACGGATTCTCGGATCTGATCAGCATAGTGAAGCGCTTCGGACCACCGCTCTACACTCTGGTGCTGCCGTCCAAG GTGTTCGTTGAGATGAAAAGCTCTGCTGATGCTCAGAAGCTGGTCAACTATTATTCCTCAAACAAGCTGAAGATCAACGACGACATCATCCAAGTGGCCTTCTCCAACGAGTACAAGAGCCTGCT GAACGTTTCATTAGCCAGGAAGTATGAAGAGGAGGAACCAACGAAGGACTCTGACCCTAAGCCCAGGTCTGGAGACCAGGACAGAAGAAGGAAAAGGACCAGAAGCAAGTCCAGGTCAAGAGGAAGATCCAGAGGTTCAAAGAGCTCCAGAACCCGGTCAAGATCCAGACAAAGATCAGAGGGAAGCAAGAAGAGCACGTCCAGATCAAGAGACAGCAAAACGTCCAGAAGTCACGGTAGAACCAGGTCCAGGTCCAAGTCCAAAGAACGCTCAGAGGGAAGAAAAAGGAGCAGAACCAGGTCCGCGTCCATAGAACAATCCAGCAACTCCTCCAGACAGAACCAGAATAAAGAGAACTCAAAAGAACCAG AAACTCCTCTCACAGTGGAGCTCCAGACGATCACAGGTGACATCCAACACCAAGAACCTGctggtgaggatgaggaggacag CATGTCCACCGACGGGTGTGACAAGGGGATGGAGGTGATCGCAGAGGACGGGAGGATGATCaaggatgaggatgaagaaaTCCTGAAAGAGGGAGAGGACATGGAGGAAAGTGCTGTGGAGAACAGGACCTCTGAAGACATGTCAGCCTCATCTGAGAGAG aagAGGAGAAGAAAATGGAAACTGAGGATGAGGAGAAGACTTCCGCGCGAGCAGAGGAGATGGACGTGAAGGATGCAGGCGCCGAAGATCAGGAGCAGCTCATGACTGAGGAGaaagagggagaggaggagagactGAGGGAGATAAAGGAGGAGGAGACG GAGGAAGCTGGTTTCCCCCTGAACCTGGAGGACTGCATCACTCTGGATGAAGTTCACTCAGATGATGAAG GTGAAGGTGACGGAGGTGAAGCGTCTCAG CTGGAGTCCAGCAGGGTGGTGTCCTTCAGCGCCGTGCCGCAGGGCTGCACCGACGCAGAGCTCATCAAAGTCATGAAAGGCTTTGGGACGGTGGTTCGATACCTGTTGATCCGGGAGCAGCGGCAG GCCTTGGTGGAAATGTCGAGTCCCTCCGAGGCTCAAACTGCTGCAGAGGAGCTGAACTCCAACTGCATCAGCATCAATGGCTGCCGGCTGACCGGCTCTGTGTCACAGGAAAATACCAGACTCACCGACGG GTGGGACGTTAAAGGTGACGAAGACGAGGAGAGGAGGAGTGGGCAAAGTGACAGGAGAACCTCAGAACCAGAGGAGAAGCCATCTGAGGAGGTTCATGAGAAAGACGCATCAGAGACGGAGGTTCAGGAAGGAGAGGAGACGCCAGAGACGAGTCAAGAGACTCCttcagacaagacaggagaaaataaaactgaGGGGAAAGAGACCAGAGAGACTCCAGCAAACAAAACG GTTCCCGAAGAAAAGAATCCACCTGAAGATCAGGATCTCCAACAGCAAAGAGACGCCGAGAAGCTGAGCGACTCCCATGAACCTGAAGTGAGGGATCCAGAGGGATCAGATCATCCAGAAACCGCTGAACAG AATGCTGTGGCGGCGCCACCATTTGCACCTGCAGGGGGCGCCACTGAAGCAGAAAGACTTTCCAAAGCCATTG GAGCTGAGTTTGTGCGTCCCGTTGTGGGTTATTACTGCAATCTGTGTCAGCTGATCTTCTCTGACGAGGACGAGGCAAAGGGGGACCACTGCCGCACGCCGGCCCACTATGCCAAATACcag gaGAAGACGGGAAAAGATCCGTGGACGAGCTGA
- the LOC101164538 gene encoding matrin-3 isoform X3, giving the protein MSSNYPYQRSLPDSDLRPDSDLRPDPRRSSAAPDANLYRRPRESFPAPLYSLSSSGGSVAPQLPPSSQDGVLGILSSCGLEPEDLSLLAKLPEDVLTVDSLPQILQQIKGKRGSGEPFPPTASSSSSFAPRPVASFSHRERDEQHSQLVQYPLGHISSSKSDIPSNRWESASTFSAVRSPPSSSSSFRHKTDFDYRPRHSDYGKTALTPTAGPAPQVIPSRASGLRPHEHRAVPPANERRPKAWEARSSSGFSSGRSSRFSSSMPSKKEAQDFHGKAPEVYPYSCSLCDITVLSERAWTQHTNCTQHADGQLKLLQSDDSKSERWKDEGTLARPAKRPEEKNQNQNQAPQSNKAPQKPASDKGKVVCVKFPAQSVDEAYLRKLTEPFGKILQIVMFPSLAFVELGSIDQAKDLVKFHTNYPPTVNGKQIEFSISGAFSFLQSSQVVSFTPAPEGKDGFSDLISIVKRFGPPLYTLVLPSKVFVEMKSSADAQKLVNYYSSNKLKINDDIIQVAFSNEYKSLLNVSLARKYEEEEPTKDSDPKPRSGDQDRRRKRTRSKSRSRGRSRGSKSSRTRSRSRQRSEGSKKSTSRSRDSKTSRSHGRTRSRSKSKERSEGRKRSRTRSASIEQSSNSSRQNQNKENSKEPETPLTVELQTITGDIQHQEPAGEDEEDSMSTDGCDKGMEVIAEDGRMIKDEDEEILKEGEDMEESAVENRTSEDMSASSEREEEKKMETEDEEKTSARAEEMDVKDAGAEDQEQLMTEEKEGEEERLREIKEEETEEAGFPLNLEDCITLDEVHSDDEGEGDGGEASQLESSRVVSFSAVPQGCTDAELIKVMKGFGTVVRYLLIREQRQALVEMSSPSEAQTAAEELNSNCISINGCRLTGSVSQENTRLTDGWDVKGDEDEERRSGQSDRRTSEPEEKPSEEVHEKDASETEVQEGEETPETSQETPSDKTGENKTEGKETRETPANKTVPEEKNPPEDQDLQQQRDAEKLSDSHEPEVRDPEGSDHPETAEQNAVAAPPFAPAGGATEAERLSKAIGAEFVRPVVGYYCNLCQLIFSDEDEAKGDHCRTPAHYAKYQEKTGKDPWTS; this is encoded by the exons ATGTCTTCCAACTATCCTTACCAGCGGTCGCTGCCTGACTCTGACCTCCGGCCTGACTCTGACCTCCGGCCTGACCCACGTCGTTCCAGCGCTGCACCAGACGCCAACCTTTACAGACGACCTCGGGAGTCTTTCCCTGCGCCCTTGTATTCCCTGTCGTCATCCGGGGGTTCTGTGGCGCCGCAGCTGCCTCCGTCTTCTCAGGATGGCGTCCTCGGCATCCTGAGCAGCTGCGGTCTGGAACCTGAAGACCTGTCTCTCCTTGCCAAGCTGCCCGAGGACGTCCTCACTGTGGACTCGCTGCCGCAGATCCTCCAGCAGATCAAAGGCAAGAGGGGCAGCGGTGAACCCTTTCCTCCCaccgcctcctcttcctccagcttcGCCCCTCGGCCCGTGGCCAGCTTTTCCCACAGGGAAAGGGATGAGCAGCACAGCCAGCTGGTTCAATACCCGCTTGGCCACATCTCATCCTCCAAGTCAGACATCCCCTCCAACCGCTGGGAAAGTGCCTCAACCTTCAGCGCTGTCAGGTCCCCAccttcatcctcttcctcattcAGACACAAGACAGACTTCGACTACAGGCCCCGTCACTCTGATTATGGTAAGACTGCTCTGACCCCCACAGCTGGACCAGCACCACAAGTCATTCCCTCTCGCGCGTCGGGTCTCCGACCACACGAACACAGAGCAGTTCCTCCTGCTAATGAGCGCCGGCCCAAAGCCTGGGAGGCCAGGTCCTCCTCTGGATTTTCGTCTGGAAGGAGCAGCAGGTTCTCCAGCTCGATGCCTTCAAAGAAAGAGGCGCAGGACTTCCACGGGAAGGCTCCTGAAGTGTACCCATACTCATGCTCTCTGTGTGACATCACTGTGCTCTCTGAGAGG GCCTGGACCCAGCACACAAACTGCACTCAGCATGCAGACGGACAGCTCAAACTGCTGCAGAG CGATGACAGCAAATCAGAGAGGTGGAAGGATGAAGGGACGCTCGCTCGACCAGCTAAAAGGCCAGAGGAAAAGAACCAGAATCAGAACCAAG CTCCGCAGTCAAATAAGGCGCCGCAGAAG CCGGCCTCGGATAAAGGGAAGGTGGTTTGTGTGAAGTTTCCGGCTCAGTCTGTTGACGAGGCGTATCTCAGAAAACTGACAGAACCTTTTGGAAAAATCCTTCAGATCGTGATGTTTCCGTCTTTG GCGTTTGTGGAGCTCGGATCCATCGATCAGGCGAAGGACTTGGTGAAGTTTCACACCAACTATCCTCCCACCGTTAATGGAAAGCAGATTGAGTTTAGCATCTCCGGTGCCTTCAGCTTTCTACAG AGCTCCCAGGTGGTGAGCTTCACTCCGGCTCCGGAGGGAAAAGACGGATTCTCGGATCTGATCAGCATAGTGAAGCGCTTCGGACCACCGCTCTACACTCTGGTGCTGCCGTCCAAG GTGTTCGTTGAGATGAAAAGCTCTGCTGATGCTCAGAAGCTGGTCAACTATTATTCCTCAAACAAGCTGAAGATCAACGACGACATCATCCAAGTGGCCTTCTCCAACGAGTACAAGAGCCTGCT GAACGTTTCATTAGCCAGGAAGTATGAAGAGGAGGAACCAACGAAGGACTCTGACCCTAAGCCCAGGTCTGGAGACCAGGACAGAAGAAGGAAAAGGACCAGAAGCAAGTCCAGGTCAAGAGGAAGATCCAGAGGTTCAAAGAGCTCCAGAACCCGGTCAAGATCCAGACAAAGATCAGAGGGAAGCAAGAAGAGCACGTCCAGATCAAGAGACAGCAAAACGTCCAGAAGTCACGGTAGAACCAGGTCCAGGTCCAAGTCCAAAGAACGCTCAGAGGGAAGAAAAAGGAGCAGAACCAGGTCCGCGTCCATAGAACAATCCAGCAACTCCTCCAGACAGAACCAGAATAAAGAGAACTCAAAAGAACCAG AAACTCCTCTCACAGTGGAGCTCCAGACGATCACAGGTGACATCCAACACCAAGAACCTGctggtgaggatgaggaggacag CATGTCCACCGACGGGTGTGACAAGGGGATGGAGGTGATCGCAGAGGACGGGAGGATGATCaaggatgaggatgaagaaaTCCTGAAAGAGGGAGAGGACATGGAGGAAAGTGCTGTGGAGAACAGGACCTCTGAAGACATGTCAGCCTCATCTGAGAGAG aagAGGAGAAGAAAATGGAAACTGAGGATGAGGAGAAGACTTCCGCGCGAGCAGAGGAGATGGACGTGAAGGATGCAGGCGCCGAAGATCAGGAGCAGCTCATGACTGAGGAGaaagagggagaggaggagagactGAGGGAGATAAAGGAGGAGGAGACG GAGGAAGCTGGTTTCCCCCTGAACCTGGAGGACTGCATCACTCTGGATGAAGTTCACTCAGATGATGAAG GTGAAGGTGACGGAGGTGAAGCGTCTCAG CTGGAGTCCAGCAGGGTGGTGTCCTTCAGCGCCGTGCCGCAGGGCTGCACCGACGCAGAGCTCATCAAAGTCATGAAAGGCTTTGGGACGGTGGTTCGATACCTGTTGATCCGGGAGCAGCGGCAG GCCTTGGTGGAAATGTCGAGTCCCTCCGAGGCTCAAACTGCTGCAGAGGAGCTGAACTCCAACTGCATCAGCATCAATGGCTGCCGGCTGACCGGCTCTGTGTCACAGGAAAATACCAGACTCACCGACGG GTGGGACGTTAAAGGTGACGAAGACGAGGAGAGGAGGAGTGGGCAAAGTGACAGGAGAACCTCAGAACCAGAGGAGAAGCCATCTGAGGAGGTTCATGAGAAAGACGCATCAGAGACGGAGGTTCAGGAAGGAGAGGAGACGCCAGAGACGAGTCAAGAGACTCCttcagacaagacaggagaaaataaaactgaGGGGAAAGAGACCAGAGAGACTCCAGCAAACAAAACG GTTCCCGAAGAAAAGAATCCACCTGAAGATCAGGATCTCCAACAGCAAAGAGACGCCGAGAAGCTGAGCGACTCCCATGAACCTGAAGTGAGGGATCCAGAGGGATCAGATCATCCAGAAACCGCTGAACAG AATGCTGTGGCGGCGCCACCATTTGCACCTGCAGGGGGCGCCACTGAAGCAGAAAGACTTTCCAAAGCCATTG GAGCTGAGTTTGTGCGTCCCGTTGTGGGTTATTACTGCAATCTGTGTCAGCTGATCTTCTCTGACGAGGACGAGGCAAAGGGGGACCACTGCCGCACGCCGGCCCACTATGCCAAATACcag gaGAAGACGGGAAAAGATCCGTGGACGAGCTGA
- the LOC101164538 gene encoding matrin-3 isoform X2 — MSSNYPYQRSLPDSDLRPDSDLRPDPRRSSAAPDANLYRRPRESFPAPLYSLSSSGGSVAPQLPPSSQDGVLGILSSCGLEPEDLSLLAKLPEDVLTVDSLPQILQQIKGKRGSGEPFPPTASSSSSFAPRPVASFSHRERDEQHSQLVQYPLGHISSSKSDIPSNRWESASTFSAVRSPPSSSSSFRHKTDFDYRPRHSDYGKTALTPTAGPAPQVIPSRASGLRPHEHRAVPPANERRPKAWEARSSSGFSSGRSSRFSSSMPSKKEAQDFHGKAPEVYPYSCSLCDITVLSERAWTQHTNCTQHADGQLKLLQRFPHWDCRLESISSDDSKSERWKDEGTLARPAKRPEEKNQNQNQAPQSNKAPQKPASDKGKVVCVKFPAQSVDEAYLRKLTEPFGKILQIVMFPSLAFVELGSIDQAKDLVKFHTNYPPTVNGKQIEFSISGAFSFLQSSQVVSFTPAPEGKDGFSDLISIVKRFGPPLYTLVLPSKVFVEMKSSADAQKLVNYYSSNKLKINDDIIQVAFSNEYKSLLNVSLARKYEEEEPTKDSDPKPRSGDQDRRRKRTRSKSRSRGRSRGSKSSRTRSRSRQRSEGSKKSTSRSRDSKTSRSHGRTRSRSKSKERSEGRKRSRTRSASIEQSSNSSRQNQNKENSKEPETPLTVELQTITGDIQHQEPAGEDDSMSTDGCDKGMEVIAEDGRMIKDEDEEILKEGEDMEESAVENRTSEDMSASSEREEEKKMETEDEEKTSARAEEMDVKDAGAEDQEQLMTEEKEGEEERLREIKEEETEEAGFPLNLEDCITLDEVHSDDEGEGDGGEASQLESSRVVSFSAVPQGCTDAELIKVMKGFGTVVRYLLIREQRQALVEMSSPSEAQTAAEELNSNCISINGCRLTGSVSQENTRLTDGWDVKGDEDEERRSGQSDRRTSEPEEKPSEEVHEKDASETEVQEGEETPETSQETPSDKTGENKTEGKETRETPANKTVPEEKNPPEDQDLQQQRDAEKLSDSHEPEVRDPEGSDHPETAEQNAVAAPPFAPAGGATEAERLSKAIGAEFVRPVVGYYCNLCQLIFSDEDEAKGDHCRTPAHYAKYQEKTGKDPWTS; from the exons ATGTCTTCCAACTATCCTTACCAGCGGTCGCTGCCTGACTCTGACCTCCGGCCTGACTCTGACCTCCGGCCTGACCCACGTCGTTCCAGCGCTGCACCAGACGCCAACCTTTACAGACGACCTCGGGAGTCTTTCCCTGCGCCCTTGTATTCCCTGTCGTCATCCGGGGGTTCTGTGGCGCCGCAGCTGCCTCCGTCTTCTCAGGATGGCGTCCTCGGCATCCTGAGCAGCTGCGGTCTGGAACCTGAAGACCTGTCTCTCCTTGCCAAGCTGCCCGAGGACGTCCTCACTGTGGACTCGCTGCCGCAGATCCTCCAGCAGATCAAAGGCAAGAGGGGCAGCGGTGAACCCTTTCCTCCCaccgcctcctcttcctccagcttcGCCCCTCGGCCCGTGGCCAGCTTTTCCCACAGGGAAAGGGATGAGCAGCACAGCCAGCTGGTTCAATACCCGCTTGGCCACATCTCATCCTCCAAGTCAGACATCCCCTCCAACCGCTGGGAAAGTGCCTCAACCTTCAGCGCTGTCAGGTCCCCAccttcatcctcttcctcattcAGACACAAGACAGACTTCGACTACAGGCCCCGTCACTCTGATTATGGTAAGACTGCTCTGACCCCCACAGCTGGACCAGCACCACAAGTCATTCCCTCTCGCGCGTCGGGTCTCCGACCACACGAACACAGAGCAGTTCCTCCTGCTAATGAGCGCCGGCCCAAAGCCTGGGAGGCCAGGTCCTCCTCTGGATTTTCGTCTGGAAGGAGCAGCAGGTTCTCCAGCTCGATGCCTTCAAAGAAAGAGGCGCAGGACTTCCACGGGAAGGCTCCTGAAGTGTACCCATACTCATGCTCTCTGTGTGACATCACTGTGCTCTCTGAGAGG GCCTGGACCCAGCACACAAACTGCACTCAGCATGCAGACGGACAGCTCAAACTGCTGCAGAG GTTTCCTCACTGGGACTGTCGTCTGGAGAGCATCAGCAG CGATGACAGCAAATCAGAGAGGTGGAAGGATGAAGGGACGCTCGCTCGACCAGCTAAAAGGCCAGAGGAAAAGAACCAGAATCAGAACCAAG CTCCGCAGTCAAATAAGGCGCCGCAGAAG CCGGCCTCGGATAAAGGGAAGGTGGTTTGTGTGAAGTTTCCGGCTCAGTCTGTTGACGAGGCGTATCTCAGAAAACTGACAGAACCTTTTGGAAAAATCCTTCAGATCGTGATGTTTCCGTCTTTG GCGTTTGTGGAGCTCGGATCCATCGATCAGGCGAAGGACTTGGTGAAGTTTCACACCAACTATCCTCCCACCGTTAATGGAAAGCAGATTGAGTTTAGCATCTCCGGTGCCTTCAGCTTTCTACAG AGCTCCCAGGTGGTGAGCTTCACTCCGGCTCCGGAGGGAAAAGACGGATTCTCGGATCTGATCAGCATAGTGAAGCGCTTCGGACCACCGCTCTACACTCTGGTGCTGCCGTCCAAG GTGTTCGTTGAGATGAAAAGCTCTGCTGATGCTCAGAAGCTGGTCAACTATTATTCCTCAAACAAGCTGAAGATCAACGACGACATCATCCAAGTGGCCTTCTCCAACGAGTACAAGAGCCTGCT GAACGTTTCATTAGCCAGGAAGTATGAAGAGGAGGAACCAACGAAGGACTCTGACCCTAAGCCCAGGTCTGGAGACCAGGACAGAAGAAGGAAAAGGACCAGAAGCAAGTCCAGGTCAAGAGGAAGATCCAGAGGTTCAAAGAGCTCCAGAACCCGGTCAAGATCCAGACAAAGATCAGAGGGAAGCAAGAAGAGCACGTCCAGATCAAGAGACAGCAAAACGTCCAGAAGTCACGGTAGAACCAGGTCCAGGTCCAAGTCCAAAGAACGCTCAGAGGGAAGAAAAAGGAGCAGAACCAGGTCCGCGTCCATAGAACAATCCAGCAACTCCTCCAGACAGAACCAGAATAAAGAGAACTCAAAAGAACCAG AAACTCCTCTCACAGTGGAGCTCCAGACGATCACAGGTGACATCCAACACCAAGAACCTGctggtgaggatga CAGCATGTCCACCGACGGGTGTGACAAGGGGATGGAGGTGATCGCAGAGGACGGGAGGATGATCaaggatgaggatgaagaaaTCCTGAAAGAGGGAGAGGACATGGAGGAAAGTGCTGTGGAGAACAGGACCTCTGAAGACATGTCAGCCTCATCTGAGAGAG aagAGGAGAAGAAAATGGAAACTGAGGATGAGGAGAAGACTTCCGCGCGAGCAGAGGAGATGGACGTGAAGGATGCAGGCGCCGAAGATCAGGAGCAGCTCATGACTGAGGAGaaagagggagaggaggagagactGAGGGAGATAAAGGAGGAGGAGACG GAGGAAGCTGGTTTCCCCCTGAACCTGGAGGACTGCATCACTCTGGATGAAGTTCACTCAGATGATGAAG GTGAAGGTGACGGAGGTGAAGCGTCTCAG CTGGAGTCCAGCAGGGTGGTGTCCTTCAGCGCCGTGCCGCAGGGCTGCACCGACGCAGAGCTCATCAAAGTCATGAAAGGCTTTGGGACGGTGGTTCGATACCTGTTGATCCGGGAGCAGCGGCAG GCCTTGGTGGAAATGTCGAGTCCCTCCGAGGCTCAAACTGCTGCAGAGGAGCTGAACTCCAACTGCATCAGCATCAATGGCTGCCGGCTGACCGGCTCTGTGTCACAGGAAAATACCAGACTCACCGACGG GTGGGACGTTAAAGGTGACGAAGACGAGGAGAGGAGGAGTGGGCAAAGTGACAGGAGAACCTCAGAACCAGAGGAGAAGCCATCTGAGGAGGTTCATGAGAAAGACGCATCAGAGACGGAGGTTCAGGAAGGAGAGGAGACGCCAGAGACGAGTCAAGAGACTCCttcagacaagacaggagaaaataaaactgaGGGGAAAGAGACCAGAGAGACTCCAGCAAACAAAACG GTTCCCGAAGAAAAGAATCCACCTGAAGATCAGGATCTCCAACAGCAAAGAGACGCCGAGAAGCTGAGCGACTCCCATGAACCTGAAGTGAGGGATCCAGAGGGATCAGATCATCCAGAAACCGCTGAACAG AATGCTGTGGCGGCGCCACCATTTGCACCTGCAGGGGGCGCCACTGAAGCAGAAAGACTTTCCAAAGCCATTG GAGCTGAGTTTGTGCGTCCCGTTGTGGGTTATTACTGCAATCTGTGTCAGCTGATCTTCTCTGACGAGGACGAGGCAAAGGGGGACCACTGCCGCACGCCGGCCCACTATGCCAAATACcag gaGAAGACGGGAAAAGATCCGTGGACGAGCTGA